From the genome of Carassius gibelio isolate Cgi1373 ecotype wild population from Czech Republic chromosome A16, carGib1.2-hapl.c, whole genome shotgun sequence, one region includes:
- the LOC128030547 gene encoding glial fibrillary acidic protein-like has product MSRSPERISSYRRHFEDASTSSYQVRVSSPSPVRRDVGRCRSASYTRKASAVSSSMAVGRRTISSSRSQPLMTGVGMRAICLSGGGPGVDLDQAAAENREFLNTRTSERQEMILLNDRLAAYIEKVRSLEQQNKLLETEIEALKNRYLKPTGLRLLYEEQLQELKRLAEQMRIQRDLAIAAKDAMAGQLEMIKVKYEEAVEMRKKAELDIEAFRPDVDAATAARIALEKQLENLEVELEFLRRVHKEEIEELMKQIYAAHATAADAYSLPDLSSAIKQIQLQYDDIAAKNLQEMDSWYKSKFDDLNNKSSKHVDKVRSVREEIVTAKKDIQNKERDLDSLKTKNEALEAQIRETQEKYRKELEELQARIEALQLELKSSKQRTAMLLREYQDLLNVKMALEIEITTYRKLIEGEDSRITSVMQSMQTMSLMSGSISVHSARAAGVAGIVDKVGGGPDGGAASGLGGGNGGGLLNGITSGVGGPGTTVDYTQEQAVEKTERKTVLIRTVKTEDDTLESNTQEKSYSISGAAVDEE; this is encoded by the exons ATGAGTCGCAGCCCAGAAAGGATCTCATCCTATCGCCGCCATTTCGAGGATGCCAGCACCTCCTCTTACCAGGTGAGAGTCAGCAGCCCTTCTCCCGTCAGACGGGATGTCGGGAGGTGCCGTTCAGCCAGCTACACCCGTAAAGCCAGCGCTGTCAGCAGCAGCATGGCAGTGGGCCGGAGGACCATCTCATCCTCACGCAGTCAGCCCCTCATGACCGG TGTCGGAATGAGAGCCATCTGTCTTAGCGGAGGGGGTCCAGGGGTCGATCTCGACCAGGCTGCTGCAGAAAACCGTGAATTCCTGAACACACGAACCAGTGAGAGACAAGAGATGATATTGCTCAACGATCGACTGGCAGCATACATAGAGAAG GTCCGATCGCTGGAGCAGCAAAACAAGTTGTTGGAGACGGAAATCGAGGCCCTAAAGAATCGATACTTAAAGCCCACCGGCCTCCGCCTGCTGTACGAGGAGCAACTCCAGGAGCTGAAGAGGCTGGCGGAGCAGATGAGGATACAGCGG GACCTCGCTATCGCTGCAAAGGACGCTATGGCGGGTCAGCTGGAGATGATTAAGGTGAAATATGAGGAGGCCGTAGAGATGAGGAAGAAAGCCGAGCTTGATATTGAAGCCTTCCGTCCG GATGTGGACGCCGCCACCGCCGCGCGCATTGCTTTGGAGAAGCAGCTAGAAAACCTGGAGGTGGAACTAGAATTCCTTCGAAGAGTACACAAAGag GAAATCGAAGAGCTTATGAAACAGATATATGCGGCCCACGCAACAGCAGCAGACGCCTACAGCCTCCCAGACCTCTCCAGCGCCATCAAGCAGATCCAGCTCCAGTATGATGATATTGCCGCGAAGAACTTACAG GAAATGGACTCTTGGTACAAAAGCAAATTTGATGATCTCAACAACAAATCGTCAAAACATGTTGACAAGGTGCGAAGCGTACGAGAGGAAATTGTAACTGCGAAGAAGGAC ATTCAAAATAAGGAGCGTGATTTGGACTCTTTGAAAACCAAAAATGAGGCTTTGGAAGCACAGATCCGTGAGACTCAAGAAAAGTACAGAAAAGAACTGGAAGAACTCCAG gcaAGAATTGAGGCCTTGCAGCTTGAGTTGAAATCCTCCAAACAAAGGACAGCAATGCTCCTACGTGAATACCAAGACCTACTTAATGTGAAGATGGCCCTCGAGATTGAAATTACCACATACAG GAAGCTCATTGAGGGTGAAGACTCTCGTATTACTTCTGTGATGCAGAGCATGCAAACCATGTCCCTCATGAGTGGCAGCATAAGTGTTCACAGTGCTAGAGCCGCAGGTGTTGCAGGAATTGTTGATAAAGTTGGTGGAGGTCCTGATGGTGGTGCTGCCTCAGGTCTTGGAGGTGGTAATGGCGGAGGTCTTCTTAATGGCATCACCAGTGGGGTTGGCGGCCCAGGCACCACTGTTGACTACACTCAAGAGCAGGCTGTggagaagacagagaggaagactGTGCTTATCAG AACCGTTAAAACTGAGGACGACACTCTGGAGAGCAACACACAGGAGAAATCTTATTCCATCTCTGGAGCAGCTGTTGATGAAGAGTAG